In Oryctolagus cuniculus chromosome X, mOryCun1.1, whole genome shotgun sequence, a single window of DNA contains:
- the LOC100356070 gene encoding profilin-1: MQCIRNISQEVWQDCITLFLQTRVCCDAAIITNSPPWLLASYPEGNLNQLTQEEVQILLAKDEREKLFLQGITLAGIKCLLIRDNLYTEGNNTMDLRTKGQSRGSQAVTVVQIETAYLVVMGQKGTEGGPLNLKAFEMAGYIREAIHQHVARV, from the coding sequence ATGCAGTGCATAAGAAATATCAGCCAAGAAGTCTGGCAGGACTGTATCACCCTCTTCCTACAGACTAGGGTATGCTGTGATGCTGCAATCATCACCAACTCCCCACCCTGGCTATTAGCTTCTTATCCTGAAGGCAACTTGAATCAGTTGACCCAGGAAGAAGTTCAGATCCTGCTGgcaaaagatgagagagagaagttgTTTCTCCAGGGGATCACTCTTGCTGGGATCAAATGCTTGCTGATCCGAGACAACCTGTACACCGAGGGCAACAACACCATGGACCTGCGCACCAAAGGCCAGAGTCGCGGCAGCCAGGCAGTGACAGTAGTTCAGATCGAAACTGCATACCTTGTGGTGATGGGACAAAAAGGAACAGAAGGAGGGCCGCTCAACCTCAAAGCTTTTGAGATGGCGGGTTACATCAGAGAAGCCATTCATCAACACGTGGCTCGTGTGTAA